The Megalobrama amblycephala isolate DHTTF-2021 linkage group LG1, ASM1881202v1, whole genome shotgun sequence genome segment CCCGGATTGAAGAGAACCAGATATTTGAGACACACAAACTCCTCTCTGTCCAGTTGCAGTGACCTAAGCTTGGAGACAAGGTCCTGGGCTCTGGATACTAAACTACTGAGAGTTACTCCAGCCTGACTGAGGATGGTAGCAACCTCTATCTGGTACATTAAAAACAAGTCAAAGAAGTTGAAAGACAGTCAATAAACTGGGTATCTATGGTTTAGTGCTTCCCAATCCTGTTCATGGAGGCACACTAACAGTACACATTTTCCAACAATTTCCAACAATTGCTAACACCTGATTCAACTGATCAGCATGTTAGTAGAGGATCCAAGACCTGAAATAGATCAGTCAGATAagagagacatccaaaatgtgaaCTGTTGGTCTGCCTCCAGGTGTAAAATAGGTGTTTTTACCTGTTGTCCAGTAATCAGACAGACGCTGCCATCCCTTCCATATGCCACCTGCCTGCATAAGTGATCCAGGATAAGAAGCTCACTCCAGCAGCTTTGCAGTAGTGCCATTTGATCCTCCACCTGCAAGAGATCAGGTACTCTAGTTATGCAGCAGTATACAATTGGTGCTCTACAGGCATTACCTTATGAAAGAGTTACAAAGGTTAACCCCATCCATGCTGAAAATACAAGCATGTACATTGTTCTGGACCCAAGTCCTAAGCTTGGGATGCTAGTAGACAGTTTTCAAGTGGAAGCTTTGCTGCTGGACAGCATGGCCATGCTGCTCCACTAGTTAGACCAGCATTTGACCTGCACTAACTAACTTAGggcctgtttccacctggtattaacatGTGTTTTAGCCGATCGGATCACAAGAAGACAAGGGAGACACATACCAGTTTATACCTgaatccgtctcttttgtccaaTTTCAACCACTTGATCTCTTCGAAAGGGAGGGAGTCTTTTTTTTGGCTGTTTGAATGCATTCAACCACATGAGCGTttccactacgaaagcaatccggatacctctggaagtggtcgaaagtggacaaactcaaaacattttagaccctgtttacacctgtatttagagTCGTCCACGTGTGATCTGATTGacaaaaatgcatcttaataccaggtgtaaacagggccttaaaCCACGTtccctggatcaacatatttgttgcctctggaacaacattcctaatAACCAATCAAACTTTAGGGATGTGGAAAAGGGTTGAGTTAAGGTTAGACTTAAgcgtttccaccgcaggaactttccccatgAACTAgtgactttggggtggtactccaTGTGTTCGACCACAGGAACCAGGTTTTGAATGAAGTTCCGGGTAAAAATccccccctcagaaagtccctgctcgtgaggtagtactttttcaaagttcaggaactttcgggggtgatacttgggcgctgaacatgctgactggttgagttcacgcagaattttgattggttgactccatgcagcattttatttcaaccattgATTTTAGAAGTCTATTGCGTtgcgtgcagtaagagttgtttacTATTCGAATCATGAGACACTTTTCCACCAAAATCATCCGGAACAATTtatcccaggaacttttttcccTGAAACTTTTTCCCCCAGACTTGTTGCTGTTTCCATCACGGTCTAAACCATGGTTAAGTTTGGTGACGTGTGCGTGACTTTCCAGTTCCAGCTGGACTTCGTCCTctgcatataagcttaataaagcctgaacctcgtcCTCAGTTAATCGGTTAATCCATTGTTGAtttgaatagcaaacaacttACTGCACGCAccacaacagacttttaaaaatggtggttgaaataaaatgctgtgtgaactcaaccaatcagcatgttcagtgcccaagtcccacccccaaAAGTTCTGGAACTttaaaaaagtactacctcatgagcagggactttctgagggggaaaattttacccagaacttcatttagaccctggttacTGCAGTCAAATCTCACCAAGTACcaagtccctagttcctggggaaagttcctgcggtggaaacgcaGCTATGGAGATTGAAAAATACGACTGATGGACAGACGACGAGGTTCAGGTTATGTTAAGcttctgtttttaaaaaagttcctgggacaaattgttccaaGTAATTTCTGTGGAAACGCGGAAACCTTTGAGTTGGGGTTAAAGATGTACACCATTCATATCATCCAAAATTTTTCCTTTGATTTTAGAGGGGTTATGGTATGATTAGTTTGGAGAGTTTGGGGAAGGGCTTGTTtctttgagaaaaaaatatgcTTGAGGAAAAGTGTGTGATCATGTGCAAACTATTCTACCTTAAGCTCCTTAAATAGTGTGCTGTTCCTTGCCCACTCCACCAGTCCAAACAAAGTCTGGTCAGCCATTTTGCACATGATGCTGAAGGTGTTGAGGCGGTCATGTTTTCCTCGGCAGGCTTGTTCTCTTTGGAGGCTTGCTAACACCCGCATGCAGAGCTGCTTCTCATCTGGCTCGGCTTGCAGGAGCTGATTTAGGAAGCAAGAACTAGGGGTTGGGGTTGAGGTGGGAGTCAAGCTCTGTGCTGGAGTTGGGGTCGAACTTGGAGTTGAGGTTGGTGTGAGTGTCGCAGTGGGTGTAGGTGCAGGTGTGGAAAGAACAGTTGGAGAGAGTGGAGCAGGGGGAGTCACAGAAGCAGGACTGTAGTTGAATGGGACCTCTCTTTTCTCTGGAGGGTATGTTTGGAAGCTTGGATAGCACAGTGTGTGAAAAGGTAAGGATGGATCAGACAGAGTCCGGTCTCTGGGCATGGTGCAGTCCAACAGCATGGGAAACTCGGACTGGTTCATACTGGGATGAAAGGGCTGAGGTGGGTGGTAATGATCAGAGCCGAGAGAAGCAGGGGAGGGGTTGAGGACATGAAAATCATGAGACACAGCAGGTACCAATGCTTGTGGTCCCTCAATTTTGATCCTGTAGGGGGCCATGTTTGCCTGGTGATAGGTCCCTCTTTGCTGTTTCAGCTGCCTGTCCCGTCGGTATAGAGGTCCAAACTTGTTTCTCCCACCTCTCATTCTGTCCGCACGTACAGCTGTGACAGGTGATTTCGCATATAAATAAATCACACATCATGATTTTCTAAAGGGTTCACAGCTATTCACATCATAAATTCTTAGACAGTTCTAAATCAGTAGCTGTatctcatttcgaaggctgtGCCCTCTGGAAGTCGCATTTGTCGACTTAATATGGCATCGAGGATGTCTCATTTCAGTAAAGTAACTATTCTGAAATATTTATTCCTTGTGAGGTGTAAATTAACTACTGCAATTTCCGTCTTACTTTGGGATGTAATGGTTACTTTTCTAAAATGACGTTTGACAAATGCGACCTCCAAAAGGTACACCCTTTGAAATGAGACACAATAAATTATTCCCatccctgttcctggaggcacattGTGGGTATGTCTATACAACAACGAtgaactaaaaacggaaaagtttttcctttgcatttttcgtGTACAGACAACAGCATTatcaaaacgatccccgttcacactgATCCCTGAAcacgactaaaaatgctgtattattcatgccaggccagtagttggagatgtcactttgtaaagaaacactacatgcCTATAGACTTAACAAACATGTGCATaatgtcaccgttttcacaaatttgagTTTTTGAAGTTTACACAGAGATGCTAACCgtataattttcaaaattttgcgttttcaggccgttaaaatgtaaatgaacggccaaaatacataaaaagttttctgtttttagttgaaaatagTGTCACACAACAGTAACAGTACACATTTTCCAACtcttcctaatcaaacacacctgattcaactttTCAGCTTATTAGTAAAGACTCCAAGACCAGAAATGCATCAGATAAGAGAGACATCGAAATTGTGTACTATTGTTGTGCCTCTGGGAatagggttgggaaacacttgCTCTAAATTATGAAActgacacttttaaaaaatgtaaggaAATATTGACATTGCATAAAGATACTGACATATTAAAGTTgtgtaattaaattttttgcTTGTGTGCACATTACATTTTATCCTTACTGGGTCATCAAAGATTGCTATTGCAGTGGTTTATGGTTTCAAAGATAAGTGGAAACAGGATCAGAGCTATCTTTGAAAGCTAGCCATGAATATCTTTCCATATCTCAGAGACAATAACTACATTTTTCCTTACACATCTAAGGACGTGAAAGCATAAGCCATCTACAAAACGTAATGATCATAGTGTGGTTTTGCAGCTATACTGTACCTTCTTTCTTCATGCCAACAGCTAGACATTTCTGAAAGCGGCAGGAGGGACATCGTTTCCTCTGTGCCGGGTCCATGGGGCAGCTCTGTGCATCTGCACACGTATACCGTTTGTTGTTCTGTACAGAGCGCTTAAAGAAGCCCTGGTGAAAATATTTGTCCTTACTGCTCAGGAATGATAAGGGTGTGGGGTTTATTTACTGAAAGCTACTACTGCCTACTTGTCTCAGCCTTTCTGTAGCACTTACCTTACAGCTCTCGCAAGTGAGAAGACCATAGTGATATCCTGACACCCTGTCACCACACACAGGACAGCCCTCTTCTTGAGTTGCCTTACAGTCTGGGTCTGGCTTTAACTCATGAGCTATAGGATACCACATTAATTGTGAATGCCAGTGGAAGTGTTAATGGTCCTTTTGTCCACTAAACACAAATGCAAGTCTTATATGTCACCTTCTAGAAATGGCAAATGAAAATCAAGAAACCTACTGTAAGATGATTGTCTACGAGTGGGGTGTAAGGTTGAACGGTTTTATGACCATTCTATCAGATAAAACTGCTGGACAGTCTATTATATCTCAAATAGTCCTAGTCTCTTATCACTCGATTGATTAGACGCTGAGATATAATGCTTACATAATCCttatactttaatatttttcagtaGTCAAAAGAAATAAACTGACTTCTGAAAAGTACTTAGACTAAATGTCAATTTGATAAAGGAATTATCTGTTGAATGAAAGCATTACAAATCTTTACTTAAATGATTCAAGTGTTCAATATACGTACTAAACATgactaaactaaacaaaatcAAATCATATGTCATGAATATCTGTGTACCTAAACAATCGGATTTATTCTTAAGGAAAAGTGAATTAGTCGGTGACTTTAAATATTTCCCATATCTATTTAGCAATGGCTAAAGCCATTAAAGTGTCTCAGATCTGAATCTCTACTTACATGTTGACGGCCCCTCTTGTGACGCAAAGTCCTGTGTGTAATCGGCGGAGTGGAGGGCCGCGGGCTGGGGGTGATCCAGGGGATAGTTTGAGATGTTCATGGTCCATAGGAGAGGGGCGGCATGGGTCACCGTAAGCAGTCATTCATAACTGTACGGGCCTCCTGGACTCGGAGCAGGACAGGGAGGAAAACGGGCACAGCCACAGGCTGTCAGAGATGGTGCCGTGTAAAGGCCCTCACTCGGACTTTGTTCCATGCTGAGGGTAATAAACCCGAGTCTGTCACACCTTACCAACATGCAAGACCTCATTCATGCTGGAAAGGTGCATGGGCATTGCATATGGAGGGATACGCTATGCTAAAATACTCATGGGCATCCattcatgaaattaccaaataAGACTTTTATCATTTGTGTTTACCAGACCAGTGCAACTACAGAACCCATGTGATTCCCAAGTGTTTTGTCAACTAGCATAGAAATATGGAATATGGACTTTAACAAACTTTCTATTCAGTGGggataaatacatttaaattggaTTACTCTAATGCTTAAATGTGCGCATCAAAACAGAATATACTGTGTTTTGTTAACTAAAGTATTTCTTATCACTGAGTGACGTTCCATAACCTTTGGAATCAATTACAAAACAAGGAGCCGAATATGATGAAGAGAGCCGGTAAGTTCAGTGATGTGGATCTGATGTCAAAAGCTATAAAATAGTTGAGGGCAGACAGACAAATTAACCTGAGTAATGAAAAAAGACACATGCTGTCAAATTAAATGAGGTATAGTCTTGATTGTTAATGAAACCAAAATTCGTGCAACTGCAAATGCAATTCTTTTTAATGCACATAGTTGGTTGGTTCCACATATTTCACTATTAtctattaaaatatttgcaGCATACAGTCACATATTTACATTTGCCTTGAAATTTGAAtctttttgtttacattattgagaaaaagtaaacatttaaaattgaaaatgtggAAAAACGATCATTATGAAGGATCCGAGCAAGCTGCTtggttatcttttttttttctttctgtttggGAAATTGTGAAGTGTAGATACTAATCTAAAGATACCAAGCTTAGAAAGATAGTTACAAATCCCTCCCACAACCCAAGCAACTATGTTTACTTGTCACTAGGTGGCACTATAATACACAATTTAACTCTgttgattttaatttaaaagcttCTATGTATGGGTAGTTAGACCCttgcttttttctttctctcttatGAACCTTTCAGATCTTTTAAATCAGTTGAGCAATTTGATGTCTGAGGAAATAATCACAATTGATATTGGACAATATGAAGCTCttgcagagaaaaaaaaaaacaaaaaaaccccacttttattcagaggcccaaactgagcaaaattATGCAGTCTGgtgcagatgctgatatttatagCCTATAACCAtagtaagatgaaattctgatagctTTAAATCAATGAGATTTTTATTATAGTACAGCAAACtaaaatacatatacatatcAGTTGTCACTTTATCTCCCATGCCTCaataaaatgatatttaaatgtgtaGTTTTCATTGTGTAGGGCATAAAATATACTGCAATGcaacacatatatgtacacatatgtgATGACTGagaaatgtacaaataaatgtCTGTTgtatgtatcatatttgatatgatttttctaaaaaaatgatGTCAAGTAAACCTAaattgcttcagtccagtaaatgttcatcttcaaatactaataaaaatattaaagttattCTTACATTTACTATAAAAATCAGTTAAgatttcacagaaataaatacaCGTAAAACACGACTTGAAGGGGGACGTTTttacaattatactaaaagggcttttacttgctaaaaatcTATCATATCAATCAGACGAcaggttttttttgtgtgcgacaggtttttcagcaaagtttacATAATATTGATCATTTAGGACTAGCAATTCATGTaacaaatatgatacagtaagctttatagggttaagaaaatgttgtgttatgtcTGTTAGTATGTCCAAAAACTGCTTTAATATACTCTATGTATTTTTAAGTATAGGAGTatactttacagttttattacataacatttaaaaaaatggtgaCCAGGATTTGCATTTCATGGTCACTTAAAGCAATTTGTGATGCTGCAATAAATCCCAGATAGCAAGCTACCATcgaaataatgttaaatcaatgttaatgtgtcaacgttaaccgcattgaatcaatatcacttttgcaTCCGCAATTAAAgttgaaaaaaatgttgaaatttcaacaaaaaatcaatggtaatggcACTGAATCAATGTTACAATGTGATGTTGATTCACCATCATGcttgcactctcagaaaatgaaacttAACAACTACAGCCAGAAATCAACTGCAAATAGACAATAAagctctctcaagatctcagcagaggatgaTTCAACAACCAGTTTGACTAGTTCAGTTTGTCTATTTCATCTACAGAAGTtatttttgagaattaacagaggtttagatgttgatgttttattgaagatgtttggtcaccattatggtggtcagtgtttcatttagttTGACTCTTGGCTTATGTGAGTTTGTGGTCTTTGTAACAGTTTACCAAAGCACATATTTTGTTGCGAAGAAAACCAGAGACACACATTAACattgttttaacattattttgatggTTACAGTATATATTACAGGttcacattgttttttttctgtgaaaaaatAAACCTTTTACCACTGGACATTAACTGCATCCTCAGCATTTAGTCTGTCAAATTTAGCAATTGTGGCCATTTTGGCATCTATTATACATTTCTATACAATATAGgttaattgtaaaataaaaaaaatccaaaaatacaaaagatgtt includes the following:
- the nr5a5 gene encoding nuclear receptor subfamily 5, group A, member 5 gives rise to the protein MNISNYPLDHPQPAALHSADYTQDFASQEGPSTSHELKPDPDCKATQEEGCPVCGDRVSGYHYGLLTCESCKGFFKRSVQNNKRYTCADAQSCPMDPAQRKRCPSCRFQKCLAVGMKKEAVRADRMRGGRNKFGPLYRRDRQLKQQRGTYHQANMAPYRIKIEGPQALVPAVSHDFHVLNPSPASLGSDHYHPPQPFHPSMNQSEFPMLLDCTMPRDRTLSDPSLPFHTLCYPSFQTYPPEKREVPFNYSPASVTPPAPLSPTVLSTPAPTPTATLTPTSTPSSTPTPAQSLTPTSTPTPSSCFLNQLLQAEPDEKQLCMRVLASLQREQACRGKHDRLNTFSIMCKMADQTLFGLVEWARNSTLFKELKVEDQMALLQSCWSELLILDHLCRQVAYGRDGSVCLITGQQIEVATILSQAGVTLSSLVSRAQDLVSKLRSLQLDREEFVCLKYLVLFNPDVKSVQDRRQVEQTQERVNRALMDHTMQTHPGHSDKFGQLLLRLPEVRSISLQVEEYLYQRHLLGDLPCNSLLTEMLHAKHT